A genomic region of Arachis stenosperma cultivar V10309 chromosome 9, arast.V10309.gnm1.PFL2, whole genome shotgun sequence contains the following coding sequences:
- the LOC130947986 gene encoding probable serine/threonine-protein kinase PBL26, producing the protein MVDCLNCFPCFSSQKSKKSNSKREGSPAEDNFVAKPPDMKNKRPEDAAAIDPANIKAKHYTFRELATATKNFRQECLLGEGGFGRVYKGVIPATGQTVAVKQLDRNGMNGNKEFLAEVYTLSQLNHENIVNLVGYCADGDQRLLVYEFVQGTALDKRLLENKGDQPPLNWYTRMKVAASAARGLEYLHDNANPPIIFKDLKPSDILLDGDNNAKLFGFGLGQHGNDMNLAPTRVMGTYGYSAPEYVRTGQLTMKSDVYSFGVVLLELITGRQAVDTTRPNDEQNLVSWAQPIFKDPKRFPDMADPNLGKNFPEKDLNQAVAIAAMCLQEEAEARPLMSDVVTALSFLSTVPPPGAVPTPKAPSVASKKNSKGKEDHSKRESERESESESESERGSLSGSESSYSRASSRKTMSRTYTSDSDGSYSSSSYQSESSIPDHKASTKITSRKHSSRDASKKHSSRKHSTKDISKKSTKKPSLVEKGDKKSSELRKKSTKKSSKASGHKSSKKTSLKILSQKSSKKSEDESISISRNSSSSSVISADEILEHMGSREYGNISFGLISSESINSNRSED; encoded by the exons ATGGTTGATTGCCTGAATTGCTTCCCGTGTTTTAGCTCTCAGAAAAGTAAAAAGAGTAATAGCAAGAGGGAAGGGTCTCCTGCGGAAGATAATTTTGTTGCAAAACCACCTG atatgaaaaataaaagaccTGAAGATGCAGCCGCAATTGATCCTGCAAACATAAAGGCAAAACATTACACATTCCGTGAGCTGGCAACAGCAACAAAGAACTTCCGTCAAGAATGCCTCCTTGGTGAAGGAGGCTTTGGCAGAGTCTACAAGGGCGTCATCCCTGCTACCGGCCAG ACTGTGGCTGTGAAGCAACTTGACCGAAATGGTATGAATGGCAATAAGGAGTTTCTGGCTGAGGTTTATACGCTAAGTCAGTTGAACCATGAAAACATTGTCAACCTCGTTGGTTATTGTGCTGATGGTGATCAACGTCTATTGGTGTATGAGTTCGTTCAAGGCACTGCTCTAGACAAACGTCTTCTTG AGAACAAAGGGGATCAACCTCCACTAAATTGGTACACCAGAATGAAAGTGGCAGCGTCGGCAGCCAGAGGGCTAGAGTACTTGCATGACAATGCCAATCCTCCAATCATATTCAAGGACTTGAAACCGTCTGATATACTGCTGGATGGAGACAATAATGCTAAGCTGTTTGGTTTTGGTCTCGGACAGCATGGAAATGACATGAACCTTGCACCTACAAGGGTTATGGGAACTTATGGTTACTCTGCTCCTGAGTATGTCAGGACGGGTCAACTTACCATGAAGTCTGACGTCTACAGTTTCGGGGTAGTATTGCTTGAGCTCATAACCGGACGCCAAGCAGTCGACACCACAAGGCCAAATGATGAGCAAAACCTTGTCTCTTGG GCACAACCCATATTCAAAGATCCAAAGAGATTTCCGGACATGGCAGATCCAAATCTTGGCAAAAACTTCCCAGAAAAGGATCTGAACCAAGCTGTTGCAATCGCAGCAATGTGCTTACAAGAAGAAGCCGAAGCGCGTCCTTTGATGAGCGACGTTGTCACTGCTCTGAGTTTCCTTTCCACTGTTCCTCCTCCGGGGGCTGTGCCGACTCCAAAGGCCCCCTCGGTGGCCTCCAAAAAGAACTCTAAAGGCAAAGAAGACCATAGCAAAAGGGAAAGCGAAAGGGAAAGCGAAAGTGAAAGCGAAAGTGAACGAGGAAGCCTCAGTGGAAGCGAGAGCTCTTACTCCCGTGCAAGTAGCAGGAAAACAATGAGTAGAACATACACTTCAGATTCAGATGGAAGCTATTCCTCCAGCAGCTATCAGAGCGAAAGCAGCATCCCCGACCACAAAGCAAGCACCAAGATAACAAGCAGAAAGCATTCTTCTAGAGACGCCAGCAAAAAGCATAGCAGCAGAAAACATTCTACCAAGGATATAAGCAAGAAGAGCACAAAGAAACCCTCTCTTGTTGAAAAGGGAGACAAAAAATCCTCTGAATTGAGGAAGAAGAGCACCAAGAAATCGTCCAAGGCTTCCGGCCACAAGAGCAGCAAAAAAACCTCTCTGAAAATCTTGAGCCAAAAGAGTAGCAAAAAGTCGGAAGATGAAAGCATCTCCATTAGCAGAAATAGCAGCAGCAGCAGCGTGATCTCGGCTGACGAGATACTGGAGCACATGGGAAGCAGGGAATACGGGAATATATCTTTTGGTCTTATAAGCAGCGAGAGTATTAACAGCAACAGATCTGAAGATTAA